TTTCATCTTGTTGGGAATCTAGAGCAAAGATCACCAGATCCAGTTCTTGTTTCAAGTCTGGTAGTTTTTTGTTTTCCTCAAGAATCTCCAAAATAACAACATCTCCAAAACCAAAGCCAACTGCTGGAATGGCAGGTCCCCCAAAGGCTGAGAGGAGGGAGTCATAACGACCTCCTCCACTGATTGCACGTGAAGATTTAGTGGGAGTGTTGACCTCAAAGACCGTACCAGTGTAGTAGGACAAGCCTCTGACGATAGAGATGTCGAACTGTAGGTAAGCTCCTAATCCCATTTTCTGAAACTGATCCAAGATATTTTTCAGTTCATTGAGGACATCCTGATCATCCAGTCGCTCAGCCACAGCTTCAAAATCAGGTAATTCAAGGAAGTGAATGAGTTGAGAGGCTTGATTGTCGTTAAGTCCTTGAATTGAGAGTTCAGAGCGTAGCGCATCAACAGACAATTTATCCCTTTTGTCTAGGACAACGAGCACAGATTTTTGAAGATCCTGAGGTACCTTCAACTGTTCCAGCATGGCATTCAGTAAGCGCCGATCATTGATGAAGATTCGAAAATCCTGCGAATCAAGTCCAAGTTCCTTCAAGGATCGAATGAGGGTACTGATGATTTCTAATTCAGCAAGAATCGTGGGTTCGCCAATGATGTCCAAATTCCATTGGTAGTGCTCACGTTTCCTACCTCGAGTCATCCTCTCGTAGCGAAAGCATTGTGGGATTGAGAACCATCGTACTGGGTAACTAAGAGATTTTTGCTTCTGTAGAATCATTCTTGCCAAAGATGGCGTCATCTCTGGGCGTAGGCTCAATCTACGGGCGCTGTTGTCTACAAAGTTATACAGTTGCTGGCTAATCTCATCCCCCGCTTTTCTAATATATAAGGCCTCGTGTTCTAAAACACAGGCATCATATTCTTCAAAACCAGCTTGCTGTGCGGACTTGCGCCAGGTGTTGAAAAGCCAATTTCGGAGTCTTAACTGTGGAGGGTAAAAATCGCGAGTGCCTTTTACCGGTTGGAGATCAATCATGCTCAGTTAATCAATGAGGGAAAGCGTATTCGGAAATTTTCTGAAAATCTTGCCAAGCCTCGTGC
The sequence above is drawn from the SAR324 cluster bacterium genome and encodes:
- the hisS gene encoding histidine--tRNA ligase, whose amino-acid sequence is MIDLQPVKGTRDFYPPQLRLRNWLFNTWRKSAQQAGFEEYDACVLEHEALYIRKAGDEISQQLYNFVDNSARRLSLRPEMTPSLARMILQKQKSLSYPVRWFSIPQCFRYERMTRGRKREHYQWNLDIIGEPTILAELEIISTLIRSLKELGLDSQDFRIFINDRRLLNAMLEQLKVPQDLQKSVLVVLDKRDKLSVDALRSELSIQGLNDNQASQLIHFLELPDFEAVAERLDDQDVLNELKNILDQFQKMGLGAYLQFDISIVRGLSYYTGTVFEVNTPTKSSRAISGGGRYDSLLSAFGGPAIPAVGFGFGDVVILEILEENKKLPDLKQELDLVIFALDSQQDEIAMGVAHQLRDAGLKVQTQFGPMKMQKALQQANHLGVAFAMFCFPDELIRDEVVIRDLFNREQKAYSLTRITDLSWMGKAG